DNA sequence from the Pungitius pungitius chromosome 16, fPunPun2.1, whole genome shotgun sequence genome:
TGCGTAGTAGTGGATTTATTTAAGTGGATGCAGCTGGTAATACTGTAACACTTCAGACTTTTTACCAatcttattttatattttgtgtttgATCACGAGAAaaccagaagaaaaagaggTCCGTGTTGTGCAATCAGTGAATCATATTGAACACGGTTTACTTTTTCCTGTTGACCACCCCGAGTCCGAGGAAGTCACCCAGCTGGTCCGACGCCACAAGGAGCAGGAGCACCGCCGTGTGGCGAGGCCCGGGACGCGTCCTCTTGGTCCCGTCCTCCTGGTCCCGTCCTCTTGGTCCCGTCCTCTTGGTCCCGTCCTCCTGGTCCCGCTCTGTGCTTCACGTCGGTTTCGGCATCTTGTCacttgaggagaaaaagaatcTCGAGACACTCGTCAGGACTCGGATGTTAAATTGGGGTTTTTTTCCGGTGCGGGGAATGTGCCTCTCGGTTATTATTAAAGCACATCGGGTGGTTGGAATGAAAGGGAGATTAAACTGGGATTTGTCGGTCCATATTATGCTCAGCGGACATTACAGTTAAACTAATATTCTACATTCCCAAATGGCTGCTTCTCCTTCTTAGGTAGGCGAAGGAAAGGAATCGAGGATGTACAAACTGAAGAGAACGGTGTGTTTAAggcaaataaaagaaacaaatcaaCTGATTTCTGCACTTTATGCACATCTTTTGCTgcacaccctccctccctccctcagttatacacaacatatatttaaaacaaatcttaGATCACAAAACGCCAAACACTCactggaaacaaaacaaaaggccaTTTGTCTTCTATACACCATGAACTATACAGTATGTATGAGCCCTCTGTGAAGTAAAACATGGTTGAGGAACATTCAATGCTGAAATTCAACCAATTGTCTTGTAGGACGACaaatggacaaaaacaacaacaacaacaacaacaacggtaTTCTGACATTGACATCACTGCTACAGGCAGATTACAGTCTCTTCTAGAGTGTACAAAGCCCAAAACTCagaaagtatttaaaaatatttcattaaaactaaaacggtacaaaaaaaagaaagaaaaaagcttaTGCTTTAAGCTCACAGCTGTTACAGATCCACTGCTTTTTAAAGGAGAACATTCACGTTTCTCTTCGTAAATCCCTTTCATTTCTCCATTGTTTTAGTTACCCACACTGCCTGGATCTTTAGAAAAAGACATCAACCTCTACAAAATGCTTGTTGCTGTTGACAAATTGTGGCGAGTTTTCTAGCAGAAGAGTCGAGGCTCTCTGACATCATCACAACAACCTTTTTAGCAGCAACGATGACGGTTCTGATAAAACACCCTACGGACATTATGTAAGTGTAATATCTTACCGGAacacattattaaataaatcttAACCGGATTAGCTTGTTTGTTTACAATctgcaaacaagaaaaaaggtaaaCGAGGAACTCTGGGCCACCAGAACTGTAAAAAGGAAATTAATTCATAACGATTCACACGGTTTTCTAGATAATTTACGCAGAATAAGTAACATTTCCATGAAGAGGTTCCGGAGATATTCTGgctgtgaattaaaaaaaaaaaaaaactaaaatcctcTGTCCTTACAAATGATATCCGGCATCTGGGCAGAAAGTTCTCCTTCCGTCCGCCTGGGCGGCGATGTCCAAACCGGCAAAACGTTCGATTTCACCGCTTCGCCAAACAGGTTCAGAGACACTCGGACGTGCAGAGAGCGAAGGAAGAGCAGACGCGTCGATCAATACATTCACCGGAGACGCGAACCAACAAcattcccgggggggggggggggggggaggcgagggTTCTGGAAATTGGGAATGCGGGAAAACAGCTTTGCTTTGATCCGGTACCGGATGTTAGTATTGGTTAGacgttagaggggggggggggcgctgagtgATTACAATACCCTGCTGTCCAGCTTTTAAACAGCTCACCGATCAACAGATCGTTAAGGTTCATGCACTTCAACGAGGGGCCTCAGGTAGCTCGTCAACAATAACGTTAAGTCATCTACAGCTGGTGATTAAATGTGTCAGATTCTACCTAAAAGCCAACATTTAGGTAAATACTGGAGGTACCACATATTTAAATGGACAAAGAACTCTGTGCCCCTGGTGCGTGCACCAAGGCCGAGTTTCACACTTACATACTTGGTTTGAGCCTCTGTGGATCTGGGAGTCATAGTTTCCTTTACATTTTACTTAAATAAGACGTTTTGTAAAaacaccatgttttttttttttaggcattgGCGGACTTCCCACGATGCCATGGAGAGCTCCAGTCGGTACGTCAACAGAAGACTTCCTGCCATCCTTGATCCACGTCAGCGGCTCCTTCCATCGAGGCCCAAACGCACTGAAAGCATCCGACACAAGCGCTTTGCAGTAAAAAGGTTTCCAGCTCTGAATTAGTTTCCATTTCTGAGCATCAGATAAGCAACAAAGGCCGTTCCTCTCCTGcacttgttccccccccctaaaaaacacATCTTACACCTGGCAGATGTCGTGATGCCAATTTCCCATCATCTAGTTAATCTTTTAAATTATAGAATGACAGTTTTAAGTCTTAAAGGGTATCGGTTATTTACACAAATGTTGTCTGTATAGCAACCTTCTCCTGAAGCTGCTTCTGTGGGGCTGACATTTATAAATCTGCAATGCGCCACATGACCATCGATTGGTGCACTTCAGATGAGACTTGATCAGTGCGTTTGGGTccttgtcaaaaaaaaaaagagaactttaaaccatttcagtccgggggggggggggggggggacctactGAGAAGAGACTCTGGCAGGTTTATGTTAATGGGTTAAAAGGGGGctggttgttttgtgtccttCCAAGTCCTGACTGAGTCCTCTGCAGTCTCTACCAGCCCGGCCTTCAAGTAAACTGGTTCTCCTCCGAGTACTCCGTGTCCTCTGGAGCGTACGCGTTGTTTTCGGGAGCGTACCCGTCTTCGGCGGCGTACGGGACGTCGGGCGCGAACGACTCCTCGGCTGCGTCTTGGTTCTCCGCCGCGTTCAGGCCGGATTTCTTCACTCTATCAAAAGGCACATTGAGAATATTTTAAGGGCCTTTCGGTcagttggaggaaaaaaaaaaacaggatgcaACGTCACCCCAATGTCATAGGCcagaagaagatgaaaatgCTATAATGAGGGCTACTTGGAAGAGAAAGGGGTAAATGTGTAAAAGGTCGTCCATACGGTGGGTTTTTAGGGATTGAAAACGTTATTTGCATGTAGAGGAAAAAGCTTGGTTTTAAACATGTGTAAAcgaaagaaaggaaataaatacGATCATCCGGGAGGAAAACCAAGTATGTCCTTACTGGTTCTTGTGTTTGGCTCCACTAATATGAGACTGGTACTGCTCCACGGAGTTCAGCTCGATGCTGCAGACGGTGCATGGGTAGCCCTTTAGTGTGGAAGCTGGAGACACACAGGAAAAGGGAAGGGGATGTTTTCCTTGTCCACAGATTTAAAAGAAGACCTCAATGAATCATTTCACCCTCAGACGGGGGTTCTGGGGTCTGACCTGGTGCAGTGGAGGGGCCGTACGTCTCCATCAGTTTCTGCTTGGTCATCTGTTTCCGGTGCTTCTTGCCCACGTAGTGCTGCTGGGCCATGAGCGGGTTGTTGAAGGAGGCCTGGCAGATGGAGCAGAAGCGGTCCGGGTTGCTGTTGTCGTCGGCGCCCGGCGGCGGGACGCCGCTCGCGTCGTCCCCGGGCTTCTTctttggcggcggcggcgtcgtcgTCTGGGATGCTACTGCTGCAATACCAACAATGAGCACCATTTAAAAACGACCACTATGACGAAGGGATGAAGACAAAACAGAGAATGGGAGAAAACAAAATGGAGGGTAAAGAGAGACACAGGTTATGAATAAAACtgaatgcacgcacacacctggGGGCAGGGGGCCGACAGCTTTAAGCCTCAGGTTCTTGGCGTGAACTTTGCCCTGGTAGTGAGACTCGGCCATCACGGGAGAGGAGAAGGTCATGTTACATACGTGACACACCTTTGACCGGTTGGCATCCCCGTTGTTACAATCCTgctaccaaacacacacaaaggaacatCAATCATTTATGGATACAGGGAACATAATTTATCCTCattgaggaataaaaaaaaagactatttaATTTGTGATAAACTACTCTGAAATCAAAAACAAGTCCACACAGACTTTATCAAGGTGATGTTTTAAGCTTTCAAATTGCAACCGTTGATGTAAAGTACATTTAATAGAAAACCAGATTAAATACACAGCGCACACACTCTGCTAGATTTCCGTTTTTAAAATCATATAATCTAATGAACATTTAGCTTGGGGATGATAAAAGTAACTGTCGgtttgagccttttttttttaaactcacgcCGTCAGACGTTGACGACTTGAACCTCTTCAGCGACGGCTCCGTCTCGTTCTGGATGGAAAGATAACGGCGCACTTTGTTGCCGTGTTTCTTgctctgaaaagacaaaaatgtttcATCACAAAGTGGACAACAAACGTCAGTACGGCGTTAAAAACAGACTTTTGGAGTTTATTTAGCCGATGAGTTCCGTCCCTTCGTGCTCGCTGTTATTTAACGCAGTCACAATCACTGCGAGGTTGATTGCATTTACGTATCGGAGCTTTGATCACGTCTCGAGAACATTACCTCCCCGGCCAGATTAACGTGTACGTGGCTGTACCTCCGACACGTTAACTATACAGCTTTATCCCCAACATCAGGAgcgctttttaaaaaataagtaaagtgccctgaaacagcagcagcagacggtgGGCTCACTGACCTGATAATGAGTCAACTTCTGAGACTCTGAAATGAGGACAGCACTGCAGACTTTACACTGAGAGTCAGAAAACAGGTCGCCGTGCTCCTTTATCATCTTATTTactgcagaggggggagagagagagagagagagagagagagagatgggagatTTCAAATCAGGTCACACCTTCTGGgataaaatataattataaacactcaacatacaaaaaaaacaaaatctgtggCAAAAGTTCAAACAACAGTTTTTCTCACGATGCTTTTTATTTATCAAGACAGCTCAGTGGTCCTCTGTAATTATGTAGAGATAATGTTTCAAACTCATAGTCTTTATTGCCTACAAATCGAAGATACTTACATTGGTCACATTTTAACTGTAAATGCCACTaagcaggcaaaaaaaaatacatcagtaTACACCAAACAGACGCATGCTTGAAGCCTATTAATAATGGGTTTAGAGCTTTGCTGATGGCTCAAACGAGATGTTCCCCTTGATGCGAAGACGTGACAAATGTAACagccaaaataaatattaatccAAGTATTAAGTCGACAATTAACATTTGGTTGGATATCAGTTTGAAGAACTCTTTAATTAGGACTTGCACTTACTGGGTTTGTTTGGATGAGAATGTCAGATGTTACAATGGTTTTTATTACTCACCGGTCACAGCTTTAGAGTCAACTTAATGTTACTTTCGTATTTTGCAAGGTACAATTTCGCAGAGTAAAACAGGCAAAACCTGAGGATTACAACGTCAGCTGAGCGCATATGGCCTAAAATAAAAAACGAACGTCTGCCGATGACCCGCTATTGAGACAAACGTAAAGACGCCTCCTAAATCTCCGCTGGTGCACGAACAGACGAATTACCTGACGAGCCGTCGGAAGCAGCATCCGATGCTGACGTGCTCTAGTCGACCTTGGAGCTGAAACCGctacagttagcttagcttagcttagctaaatGGTTAGTTAAAAGGAGCCCGCTTCGCTCGCGCAGCCCTGACGTGCGGCTACGGTTAGCTCGCACGAAGCTAACGGCACCGCTGGCATCTTAAGCGTCGTCACCAGCGACGGTGGCCGCGTGCACTGACACGCAAGTTTCCTTTTGAACCACGCGTTGAAATAGTTAGGGGAATAGGGCATACCTTCCGCCGCCCCCGACGGTAAATAAGGAAAATCGTCTGTCTGCATCGCGTCGGCCATCATTTCGACTCAAAGCAAAGCGGCGTCCTGATGCGCATGCGTCGCTTTCATGCGTCCAAACGGGTAAATACAGAGCCGTACTAAGACGGAGTTGCGTAAAAGTTAAATCTACTTCGTTGTCACCTGTTTCAGGTAGAATTCAGAAAGTTCCAGGAGCTACTAGATGGGAAGCTCGAATGAGTGCATGCAGGTAGAAATTAGTACAGAGTGCAAGAATTGCATTTTTTCTGCCTCAGAAATAAACATCTCAACTGGCTGTGACAGACCTGAAGGGAAGGCGTGGGACAGAGTGAATTATATAGTAACGTAATTTGATGTCTGTGTTCTTAATTATTGATGATTATATGTACTTTATGATGGTAGTGACGCATTGTGACCCAAAaccactgtttttatttctgtgtgtacTGGTTTCTGACTACTACTACACGAATTGGCCGCCACATGGAAATTCGTCGACGCGACTTTAAACGGCTCTGGCCGGAGGCGGCGTGAGAGTCAAGCCTTACGTAGTAGTCACGTGACTACGTGTGCAGAAACAAACATGGCGCCGCGAAAGTGAGGAAAACTCAGATGTGAGTCTTTCCACACtgaatattgtttgttttatcgTCATTTCAAGTTGGCGTGGAAGCAAACATCTCGcagataaatatatttttttagctATACAGTTAttcaaaaagaaatacaaattgtatGAGCTCTTTTAGCGTCTCTAGTTGTGAATTTTTCCTTGTCAACGGATTTCCTTGCGCTGCGGAAGCTAAATTAACTGCAACaaacgtttttttgtgttaatgaacctctaaatatgttttcagtCGTTTCTAGCTCCTCGCTCAGCTCTTTTGTTTCAACTTTAACCGACAGGCTTTTTAGTTTGGGCTCACCGCTCGTACCATCACGTCACAACGACCGTCCGGACAGATGAGAGGACACTCTTCATCGTCGGGTAATAACCTAAGGCACGAGTGAATGGTTTCAACGTCGTAAGAGACGAGGCACTATGTGCACCGTATACTACGCACAATCCGTGCATGTGTGAACCAACTGAAAAACGAGATTTGTTGGTCATAGCTTCTCAGGAGCGCACCGGGATGACTCCGAGGAAGCAGCTCCTCAAGGATGCCGGCGACCTTCCCCCTGGAAGCCAACAGGACGACGAAAACACGCAAGAGGACGAAGCACTGGACCACCAAGACGacaacgtaatgaaatgatgaatacAATATTTCTCAACTCCAGAAGCAGGGGGTTGTTCCAGAGTTGGCGTTTCCCAATCAGATGCATACTTGAATTGATAGTTGGATGAAGCATGTAAATGTTTCTCTGCTGGTTTTATGTAGTTGAAGGAGACATAATCGTGTGATAATGTGTTAAATCCATCTGCAACTTTGGGACTAATGACTAAGGAATATCTTATCTCCCCTTAACTGCAACTAGTTTGCTTTTGCTTCCAGGATGAGCTCTCATCGGCACCTGTGTCGTCGGCATCAAGAGAAAAACGCAAATCCAAACCCAAAGGTACATAACTGAGCGTATtaatgagaaaaaataaaataccacGGTGAATGTGTAAATCCATTAACCTTCAAGTGCTTCCCAATTTGTTTGGGATGATGTAGAATTACAATAATGCCAGAAATATGTTCAATTTAACTGGAAATCATTTCAGAAAACTACTACCAATTTCAAGGTTATTGTGAGCATAAACTGCTGAATCTCGTTTAGAGATGCTGATAAATAAAGTAGCGTCTATAACCTAATGAAAGCTATCCAAAGCATAATCTACACTAATTAAAGTCACACTCAATGTCAGTGTCTGAGATAAATGTACAACCCTGACCGCTTGGCTTAGTCACCACGTATCTGCTGCTCTCAGACatgacagaggaggagatgatggactTGGCTCTGCGTCTGAGTGAACAGGAGGCCGGCGTCGCCGCGCTCAGactccagcaggaggaggaggccatgagGAAAGCCATCCAAGAGAGCGTGAGTACGGAGGAGTCGGTTGTGTCCATCCATTGCAAACTGAAGTAAATGCACAATGTATCTTCTGAATATCTGTACATGATTTATGAGGAGTGTTGTAGAAACCGTGTTGAGGGTTTTCTGTCGTAGATGGACAACCAGACCCAGAGTCTGCTCACCGATGCTGAAGGTTCACTCAGGACCTTCTCTCGAAGGAAACTCTTGTATGCAAATGGGTGGATGGCGCCTGCCATCAATCAGAGAGCAGCGGAGGACGTACGCACACCAGAGACGGGCCGAGGTGAGTGAGAATGTCTAGTGCCCTTCTGCACCAACACTGAccagaaagaaatgaagagtaaatcaaaaggggaaaaaaaatgtacaatatcgTTAAATCGAACGAGCTGCAGGGACAGTGAATTAGAAACGTTTTCTGTATTGTATTTACAGGAGGAAACGATGCCGAAGATGCATTCATTAACCGGCTAAAAAAGCGGAAAAGGAAAGCTGGAAGTCCTCTGCTGGAGATGCCGGACTTATCGCAGGCTCACAAAGTCTTCTCTCAGGCTTCACCCTGCAGCTCCGATTGTCTCTCAGCGTCTCTCGACTCTCCACAGGTACGTCCAGAATATTTCTGTCTTCTCCACTTTTGATGGATGTGGTTATTCagttaaaaacaatgtaatgcTGGAGCAACCATTTCATTCTTCTCATTATTGTGCCTGGTTCATTATCACAAAAGTTTATTATTAAAAGCTGTTTCTAGTCTAGAGGGAATTAAACTGTTCTGCAACATCATTCctgcttcagaaaaaaaaaatagagactTTCACTACCTGCTTATCAGCACACTGCAGACAGACACAGTAAGAGCCTTTAGCATCTAAAGACACCAATGTTTCAGCTGATGACGGCAGAGTTGGTAGAGAACTGAGCTACGAGAGGCCGGTGAGCACCATCACGACTCCGGATGTATGATAACGCATTTGTTTCTCTTCTCTCGACGATGAACCAGAGCTCTGACTCGACCCAGATCGACGCCTGTCAGCCTCCTAAATCCCCCGTCTTCCCCTCCACCGAGTGCAGAGCCAAGGTTCAAGTCGCCCGGCTGAGCAAAGAGGTCTTGGAGACCTGGAGAACCTTGGGGTTTGTGTCCTGCTCTCAGGACAGTCGGATCTCGACTCAAAAGTCTCAGACGGCTCGAGCCAAGAGTCCCACGTTTCCCGAAAGCCCCGAACGCTCCAATAACCTTGCTTTCTCCGAGAGCTCTGTCTTCTCAGAGGCTGATCAGGGAGATGATGGAGAGACCGATCTGACTCCAGAGTACGTTAAAAGTCCGGTGTTCGGCAGGAATAAGCTCAAGACGTCTCAAAATGCCTGCAAACCCAGAAACTGGGTCTGCACCTCCTTAACCTCCTCTGTGAAGTCCACGTCCTGTTGTCCTAAGAGTCAGGTGTTCCCTAAAAGCCCCGGGCTACGCGACGACCTCCCAGCCACTGACGAATCAGCAACCTGCACGGAGAGCGTGGTGGGACAGGCAGAGCAGAGCCGAGGGCGCTGTAGGAGCCCGGTGTTCGGCGCGGCCGCCGGACGCCAAGAGATTCGTCCCGGCGAGCAGGAGCGCTCCTCGGGTCCTCCCGCCCCGGAGCGACCGCGGAACGCTGCTCGGGCTCCGCCCCGCCGTCACAGGCAGGTGAGTTCAGGCTCACGGTGCATACTGGGTGGAACGCTGTAATATCGATATAACTGCAATGTGCTAGTATTGGCTGATTTAACGGCCTACCTGATTTGTTGGGGGAGCTGTGATCTTGTTACTGTCTGCAACACATTCATGATTCATTCATGCCCCCCAAAGgatgaaacattttttaaatggaggtAAAAactatattattttaaatgtttatacGGTTTTTAGGACCATATTAAAGGATGCGTTTTTACTTCACCGCGTCCAGACATTTATTGGCTAATTTCCTTCTTATATCTGTCTGTTCTTCCTGCTTTTGGGATTCAGGACAGCGAGACAGATCACAAGGAAGACGCCACGTTTAAGTCGTCTAACTCGGGTACAGTGGAACGTCACACTGCCCTCCTGAAGTTTCTTTACCTTCTTAATCCTCACTATCGACGTTGGGAGGTGTGTGATCAGGACGTGTTGTTCAGTTGCCTCTCCTGATGTGTTTTATGGCAGACTGCTCCTCCGAGAGGATGCTGAGCGGCGAAGTAACGCTTCTCTGGTCCgaggatgacgacgacgacgatgaagaAGTCACGGTATTGCACCATTTACTTTGATACGAGCTACAGTGACGTgctgttaaaataaattaacctTGATGACAGGGACTTATTTAGGTCATTAATTAGGAGCCAATGGGCTCTGAGCTGAGGGCCACAGCCGGAAACAC
Encoded proteins:
- the znf346 gene encoding zinc finger protein 346 isoform X2; this translates as MMADAMQTDDFPYLPSGAAEVNKMIKEHGDLFSDSQCKVCSAVLISESQKLTHYQSKKHGNKVRRYLSIQNETEPSLKRFKSSTSDGDCNNGDANRSKVCHVCNMTFSSPVMAESHYQGKVHAKNLRLKAVGPLPPAVASQTTTPPPPKKKPGDDASGVPPPGADDNSNPDRFCSICQASFNNPLMAQQHYVGKKHRKQMTKQKLMETYGPSTAPASTLKGYPCTVCSIELNSVEQYQSHISGAKHKNQVKKSGLNAAENQDAAEESFAPDVPYAAEDGYAPENNAYAPEDTEYSEENQFT
- the znf346 gene encoding zinc finger protein 346 isoform X1; its protein translation is MMADAMQTDDFPYLPSGAAEVNKMIKEHGDLFSDSQCKVCSAVLISESQKLTHYQSKKHGNKVRRYLSIQNETEPSLKRFKSSTSDGQDCNNGDANRSKVCHVCNMTFSSPVMAESHYQGKVHAKNLRLKAVGPLPPAVASQTTTPPPPKKKPGDDASGVPPPGADDNSNPDRFCSICQASFNNPLMAQQHYVGKKHRKQMTKQKLMETYGPSTAPASTLKGYPCTVCSIELNSVEQYQSHISGAKHKNQVKKSGLNAAENQDAAEESFAPDVPYAAEDGYAPENNAYAPEDTEYSEENQFT